A window of the Enterobacteriaceae bacterium 4M9 genome harbors these coding sequences:
- a CDS encoding fimbrial protein has translation MKVNKLASALIIALGMSAAGAQAAADQGSGKITFSGSIIDAPCSIDPESSDQEVNLGQVAKSQLENSGTSTPQNFAILLKNCAVTETQVNNPEDPENPTQVVTAPSVTVTFGGSPALDDDNTWFGITGTATGAGVVITDASSNKIPVGGTSAARELIEGNNTLGFSAYLQGLGNTIETGDFQSIADFMLSYE, from the coding sequence ATGAAAGTGAATAAATTGGCATCTGCCCTTATTATTGCTTTGGGGATGTCAGCAGCTGGTGCACAGGCGGCTGCAGATCAGGGGAGCGGCAAAATTACATTTAGCGGCTCCATTATTGATGCTCCGTGTTCTATTGATCCGGAGAGTTCTGACCAGGAGGTGAATCTGGGTCAGGTCGCAAAATCCCAGCTGGAAAATAGCGGTACTTCCACGCCGCAGAATTTCGCCATTTTGCTGAAAAACTGTGCGGTGACTGAAACACAGGTAAATAACCCAGAAGACCCTGAAAATCCGACTCAGGTGGTTACTGCACCTTCTGTGACGGTGACCTTCGGTGGTTCCCCCGCTTTGGATGATGATAATACCTGGTTTGGCATTACCGGCACGGCGACTGGTGCGGGTGTAGTGATTACCGATGCGTCCAGTAACAAAATTCCGGTTGGTGGCACTTCAGCTGCTCGTGAATTGATTGAAGGTAATAACACCCTTGGCTTCTCTGCCTATCTGCAGGGACTGGGCAACACTATTGAGACGGGTGACTTCCAGTCCATCGCCGATTTCATGCTGTCTTATGAATAA
- a CDS encoding carbon starvation protein A: MNKNKFLKHIPWVVLGIIGAFCLAVVALRRGEHVSALWIVVASVSVYLVAYRYYSLYIAQKVMKLDPTRSTPAVINNDGLNYVPTNKYVLFGHHFAAIAGAGPLVGPVLAAQMGYLPGTLWLLSGVVLAGAVQDFMVLFISSRRNGASLGEMIKEEMGRVPGTIALFGCFLIMIIILAVLALIVVKALAESPWGVFTVCSTVPIALFMGIYMRFLRPGRVGEVSVIGIVLLVASIWFGGVVAHDPYWGPALTFKDTTITYTLIGYAFISALLPVWLILAPRDYLATFLKIGVIVGLAIGIVLLNPDLKMPAVTQYIDGTGPLWKGALFPFLFITIACGAVSGFHALISSGTTPKLIACETDARFIGYGAMLMESFVAIMALVAASIIEPGLYFAMNTPPAGLGITMPNLHELGTENAPLIMAQLKEASIHAAATVSSWGFVITPEQILQTAKDIGEPSVLNRAGGAPTLAVGIAHVFHKIIPFADMGFWYHFGILFEALFILTALDAGTRAGRFMLQDLLGNFIPFLKKTDSLVAGIIGTAGCVGLWGYLLYQGVVDPLGGVKSLWPLFGISNQMLAAVALVLCTVVLIKMKRTKYIWVTVAPAVWLLICTTWALGMKLFSTNPQMEGFFFMASEYKARIAEGGELTAQQVANMNHIVVNNYTNAGLSILFLVVVYSIIFYGIRTWLKVRNATERTDKETPYVPVPKEGIKTSSGH; encoded by the coding sequence ATGAATAAAAATAAGTTTCTAAAGCACATACCCTGGGTGGTTCTCGGAATCATCGGTGCTTTCTGTCTGGCGGTTGTCGCCTTACGCCGGGGTGAACACGTAAGCGCACTGTGGATTGTTGTCGCTTCCGTCTCCGTCTATCTTGTGGCTTACCGCTACTACAGCCTCTACATCGCCCAAAAGGTGATGAAGCTCGACCCCACCCGCTCTACTCCCGCGGTCATCAATAACGATGGCCTGAACTACGTTCCGACCAACAAGTATGTGCTGTTCGGCCACCACTTTGCGGCTATCGCAGGTGCAGGCCCGCTGGTTGGCCCGGTGCTGGCCGCACAAATGGGCTACCTGCCCGGCACGCTCTGGCTGCTGTCAGGCGTGGTACTTGCCGGTGCGGTGCAGGACTTTATGGTGCTGTTTATCTCTTCACGCCGTAACGGCGCGTCTCTGGGTGAGATGATCAAAGAAGAGATGGGCCGCGTGCCTGGCACCATCGCACTGTTTGGCTGCTTCCTTATCATGATAATTATCCTCGCCGTTCTGGCGCTTATCGTGGTGAAAGCACTGGCTGAGAGCCCGTGGGGCGTGTTCACCGTATGTTCTACGGTGCCGATCGCGCTCTTTATGGGTATCTACATGCGCTTCCTGCGCCCCGGTCGTGTGGGCGAAGTCTCGGTGATTGGTATTGTGCTGCTGGTGGCCTCCATCTGGTTTGGCGGCGTTGTCGCACACGACCCGTACTGGGGCCCGGCGCTGACCTTTAAAGACACCACCATCACCTACACCCTGATTGGCTATGCGTTCATTTCAGCGCTGCTGCCGGTGTGGCTGATTCTGGCACCGCGTGACTACCTCGCCACCTTCCTGAAGATTGGCGTTATCGTCGGCCTGGCTATCGGTATCGTGCTGCTGAACCCGGATCTGAAAATGCCTGCGGTAACGCAGTACATTGACGGCACCGGTCCGCTGTGGAAAGGCGCACTGTTCCCGTTCCTGTTTATCACCATCGCCTGTGGTGCGGTTTCTGGCTTCCACGCGCTGATTTCTTCTGGCACCACGCCGAAGCTTATCGCCTGTGAAACCGACGCCCGCTTTATCGGCTACGGCGCTATGCTGATGGAATCATTCGTTGCCATCATGGCGCTGGTTGCGGCTTCTATTATTGAGCCGGGCCTGTATTTTGCGATGAACACGCCGCCTGCGGGCCTTGGCATCACCATGCCGAACCTGCACGAGCTGGGCACTGAAAACGCGCCGCTGATTATGGCGCAGCTCAAAGAGGCTTCTATACACGCGGCAGCAACCGTCAGCTCCTGGGGCTTTGTTATCACGCCTGAGCAGATTTTGCAGACCGCAAAAGACATCGGCGAGCCGTCCGTACTGAACCGCGCAGGTGGTGCACCCACGCTGGCTGTCGGTATCGCCCACGTGTTCCACAAAATCATTCCGTTCGCGGACATGGGCTTCTGGTATCACTTCGGTATTCTGTTTGAAGCGCTGTTCATTCTGACGGCTCTGGACGCAGGCACCCGCGCAGGCCGCTTTATGTTGCAGGACCTGCTGGGTAACTTCATTCCGTTCCTGAAGAAAACCGACTCTCTGGTTGCCGGCATTATCGGCACCGCGGGCTGCGTAGGCCTGTGGGGCTACCTGCTGTATCAGGGCGTGGTTGACCCGCTGGGCGGCGTGAAGAGCCTGTGGCCGCTGTTCGGTATCTCTAACCAGATGCTGGCCGCCGTGGCGCTGGTACTGTGCACCGTGGTGCTGATTAAGATGAAGCGCACGAAGTACATCTGGGTGACGGTAGCCCCGGCCGTATGGCTGCTTATCTGCACCACCTGGGCGCTGGGCATGAAACTGTTCAGCACCAACCCGCAGATGGAAGGCTTCTTCTTTATGGCAAGCGAGTATAAAGCCCGCATCGCCGAAGGCGGCGAGTTGACTGCACAGCAGGTTGCCAACATGAACCATATCGTGGTGAATAACTACACCAACGCAGGCCTGAGCATTCTGTTCCTGGTGGTGGTGTACAGCATTATTTTCTACGGTATCCGCACCTGGCTGAAAGTACGCAACGCAACCGAGCGTACGGACAAAGAAACGCCATACGTACCGGTGCCGAAAGAAGGGATTAAAACCTCTTCCGGCCACTGA
- the mhpT gene encoding 3-(3-hydroxy-phenyl)propionate transporter MhpT: MATNTTAHASRLVLTVGLCFMVALMEGLDLQAAGIAAVGMEKAFALDKMQMGWIFSAGIFGLLPGALVGGMLSDRYGRKRILLGSVILFGLFSLATALAWNFSTLLLARLLTGVGLGAALPNLIALTSEAAGSRFRARAVSLMYCGVPMGAGMAAALGFFGLTQDWQTIFWVGGVVPLLLVLPLMLWLPESQDFQRASERVPLRSLLAAENISATLLLWLCYFFTLLVVYMLINWLPMLLVGQGFSASEAAGVMFVLQFGAVSGTLLLGMLMDKLSPLVMSLLIYIGMLLSLLALGFASSLNAMLFSGFIAGLFATGGQSVLYALAPLFYRTEIRATGVGTAVAIGRIGAISGPLLAGKMLAMGTGTLGVMSASAPGILLAGIAVFWLMKKRNHDDEGAKGASAGIIQTAGKP, translated from the coding sequence ATGGCCACAAACACCACCGCACACGCTTCTCGCCTGGTGCTTACCGTCGGACTTTGTTTTATGGTCGCCCTGATGGAGGGGCTGGATTTACAGGCGGCGGGCATCGCCGCTGTTGGCATGGAGAAGGCATTCGCCCTGGATAAAATGCAGATGGGGTGGATTTTCAGTGCTGGCATTTTCGGCCTGCTGCCCGGCGCGCTGGTGGGGGGCATGCTCTCGGATCGCTACGGGCGTAAGCGCATTCTTCTGGGGTCGGTCATCCTGTTTGGCCTGTTTTCTCTGGCTACCGCGCTGGCGTGGAACTTCTCAACGTTGCTGCTGGCGCGCCTGTTAACCGGTGTCGGCCTTGGGGCGGCACTGCCGAACCTGATTGCGCTAACCTCGGAAGCCGCAGGCTCCCGTTTTCGCGCCAGGGCGGTGAGTCTGATGTACTGCGGTGTGCCTATGGGGGCGGGGATGGCGGCGGCGCTGGGCTTTTTTGGCCTGACCCAGGACTGGCAGACCATATTCTGGGTTGGCGGCGTTGTACCGCTATTGCTGGTGTTGCCGTTAATGCTCTGGCTGCCCGAGTCGCAGGATTTCCAGCGCGCAAGCGAGCGTGTGCCGCTGCGCTCGCTGCTGGCAGCAGAAAATATCTCTGCCACGCTGCTGCTGTGGTTGTGCTATTTCTTCACTCTGCTGGTGGTTTATATGCTGATTAACTGGTTGCCAATGTTGTTGGTCGGCCAGGGATTCAGCGCCAGCGAGGCGGCGGGCGTGATGTTTGTCCTACAGTTTGGTGCAGTCAGCGGCACACTGCTGCTGGGAATGCTGATGGACAAACTAAGTCCGCTCGTGATGTCGCTTTTAATATACATCGGTATGCTGCTGTCGCTGCTGGCGCTGGGTTTTGCGTCATCATTAAACGCCATGTTGTTCTCGGGGTTTATCGCAGGTCTCTTTGCAACAGGAGGGCAAAGCGTGTTGTATGCCCTGGCACCGCTGTTCTACCGCACGGAGATCCGTGCGACGGGCGTAGGTACTGCCGTGGCTATTGGCCGCATTGGGGCAATAAGCGGCCCGTTGCTTGCGGGCAAGATGCTGGCGATGGGAACCGGTACGCTTGGCGTCATGTCAGCGTCGGCACCGGGGATCCTGTTGGCGGGTATTGCCGTGTTCTGGTTAATGAAAAAGCGTAACCATGACGATGAGGGCGCGAAAGGTGCAAGCGCCGGCATTATTCAGACGGCCGGTAAACCCTGA
- the yehT gene encoding two-component system response regulator BtsR, with translation MLKVLIVDDEPLARENLRILLQDESDIEVVGECANAVEAIGAVNKLHPDVIFLDIQMPRISGLEMVGMLDEARRPWIVFLTAYDEYAVKAFEEQAFDYLLKPIEAPRLHKTLTRLRQQRQPQDISVLAANQQALTFIPCTGHSRIYLLKMEEVAFVSSRMSGVYVTSHEGKEGFTELTLRTLESRTPLMRCHRQYLVNMSHLKEIRLEDNGQAELLLCDGMSVPVSRRYLKSLKEALGL, from the coding sequence ATGTTAAAAGTGCTGATAGTCGACGACGAGCCGCTGGCGCGGGAAAACCTGCGCATCCTGCTACAGGATGAGAGCGATATTGAGGTAGTGGGCGAGTGTGCCAACGCCGTGGAAGCCATTGGTGCGGTGAACAAGCTGCACCCGGACGTGATTTTTCTCGATATTCAGATGCCACGCATCAGCGGTCTTGAAATGGTGGGCATGCTGGATGAAGCGCGCCGCCCGTGGATAGTCTTTTTGACGGCGTATGATGAGTATGCGGTGAAGGCGTTTGAGGAGCAGGCATTTGACTACCTGCTTAAGCCCATTGAAGCACCGCGCCTGCATAAAACCCTGACGCGGTTGCGCCAGCAACGCCAGCCGCAGGATATCTCCGTGCTTGCGGCAAACCAGCAGGCGCTGACGTTTATTCCCTGTACCGGCCACAGCCGCATCTACCTGCTAAAGATGGAAGAGGTTGCGTTTGTCAGTAGCCGCATGAGCGGCGTGTACGTGACCAGCCACGAAGGTAAAGAAGGCTTCACCGAGTTGACACTGCGCACGCTGGAAAGCCGCACGCCACTGATGCGCTGCCACCGTCAATACCTGGTGAATATGTCCCATCTTAAAGAGATTCGCCTGGAGGATAACGGCCAGGCGGAACTGCTGTTGTGCGATGGGATGAGCGTGCCGGTGAGTCGGCGCTATCTTAAGAGTTTGAAAGAGGCGCTGGGGCTGTAA
- a CDS encoding sensor histidine kinase, producing MYSFDLVLLLLQQMCVFLVIAWLMSKTRLFIPLMQVSVRLPHKLLCYVTFSIFCILGTYLSLQIEDSLANTRAIGAVMGGLLGGPTVGALVGFTGGLHRYSMGGMTAFACMVSTITEGLLGGLLHSILIRRGRPDKVFNPLTAGGITFVAEAAQMAIILLIARPFSDAANLVSSIAAPMMVTNTVGAALFMRILLDQRAMFEKYTSAFSATALKVAASTEGILRRGFNEENSMKVAQVLHQELDIGAVAITDREKLLAFTGIGDDHHLPGKPISSRHTLRAIETGDVVYADGNEVPYRCSLHPQCKLGSTLVIPLRGENDRVIGAIKLYEARNRLFSSINRTLGEGIAQLLSAQILAGKYEHQKTLLAQSEIKLLHAQVNPHFLFNALNTLKAVIRHDSERAGNLVQYLSTFFRKNLKRASEVATLADEIEHVNAYLQIEQARFQSRLRVQLLVPDELAHRQLPAFTLQPIVENAIKHGTSQLLGVGEIILRARSEERFLVLEIEDNAGLYQPQEDTRGLGMNLVDKRLRARFGDGCGMTVTCEPDRFTRVTLRLPQEELAC from the coding sequence ATGTATTCCTTCGATTTGGTTTTACTGTTGTTGCAGCAGATGTGCGTGTTTCTGGTCATCGCCTGGCTTATGAGTAAAACCCGCCTGTTTATTCCGTTGATGCAGGTCAGCGTGCGGCTGCCGCACAAGCTGCTGTGCTACGTCACCTTCTCTATCTTTTGTATTCTGGGTACCTATCTCTCGCTACAGATTGAAGACTCGCTTGCTAACACGCGCGCCATTGGTGCGGTAATGGGCGGGCTGCTGGGCGGGCCGACGGTGGGAGCGCTGGTGGGCTTTACCGGTGGGCTACACCGCTACTCCATGGGCGGCATGACCGCGTTTGCCTGTATGGTGTCCACCATCACCGAAGGGCTGCTGGGCGGGTTGCTACACAGCATTTTGATTCGGCGCGGGCGGCCAGATAAAGTCTTTAATCCGCTAACGGCGGGCGGGATTACCTTTGTGGCTGAGGCCGCACAGATGGCCATCATCCTGCTGATTGCCCGCCCGTTTAGCGATGCCGCTAATCTTGTTTCCAGCATTGCCGCGCCGATGATGGTCACCAATACCGTGGGCGCGGCGCTGTTTATGCGCATTCTGCTCGACCAGCGGGCGATGTTTGAAAAGTACACCTCGGCGTTTTCTGCCACGGCGCTGAAGGTCGCCGCCTCCACCGAAGGCATACTGCGACGCGGCTTTAACGAAGAAAACAGCATGAAAGTGGCGCAGGTGCTGCACCAGGAACTGGATATTGGCGCAGTCGCCATTACCGACCGCGAAAAGCTGCTGGCGTTTACCGGCATTGGTGACGATCACCATCTGCCCGGCAAGCCTATCTCTTCGCGCCACACGTTGCGCGCCATTGAAACGGGCGACGTGGTCTACGCCGACGGCAACGAAGTGCCGTACCGCTGTTCGCTGCACCCGCAGTGCAAGCTTGGCTCGACGCTGGTCATTCCGCTGCGCGGTGAAAACGACAGAGTGATTGGCGCCATCAAACTGTATGAAGCCAGAAACCGGCTCTTTAGCTCCATTAACCGCACGCTCGGCGAAGGTATCGCGCAACTGCTGTCGGCGCAGATTCTGGCCGGGAAGTATGAGCACCAGAAAACGCTGCTGGCGCAGTCCGAAATCAAGCTACTGCACGCACAAGTGAATCCTCACTTTTTGTTTAACGCGCTCAATACGCTGAAGGCGGTGATTCGCCACGACAGCGAACGGGCGGGCAACCTGGTGCAGTACCTCTCAACCTTCTTTCGCAAAAACCTCAAGCGAGCGTCTGAGGTCGCGACGCTCGCCGATGAAATTGAGCACGTGAATGCCTATCTGCAAATTGAGCAGGCGCGCTTTCAGTCGCGCCTGAGAGTGCAGTTACTGGTGCCTGACGAACTGGCGCACCGCCAGTTGCCTGCGTTCACCCTACAGCCAATTGTGGAAAACGCCATCAAGCATGGCACCTCCCAGCTGCTGGGAGTGGGCGAAATCATTCTGCGCGCGCGCAGTGAAGAAAGGTTTCTGGTACTGGAGATTGAAGACAATGCCGGGTTGTACCAGCCGCAGGAAGACACGCGCGGGCTGGGCATGAACCTGGTGGATAAACGCCTGCGCGCACGTTTTGGTGACGGCTGTGGGATGACGGTCACCTGCGAGCCAGACCGCTTTACGCGGGTGACGCTACGACTGCCTCAGGAGGAGCTGGCATGTTAA